A single Notoacmeibacter ruber DNA region contains:
- a CDS encoding LysR family transcriptional regulator has translation MISSLSLDQLRVLVAIADTGSFSAAGRRLTRVQSAISQTVATLEASQGVMLFDRSGHRPQLTDTGRILVQQARMVLASAARFEAVAAGSRQGMEAELALAIDPLVPTAPLIGSLRALHETHPHLQISFSTEGLGGALRRLRAGDVSLALCLLLPDVPEDVKAMPLIRINLVPVAATDHPLATLGRPATRVDLETHVQLVLSDAAGRDGPNYGLTGSAPWRFVDLGRRMDFLLAGFGWCRMPEHLVKAHLDAGRLVRLMLDEEIRGNADPLTIYAAHLADRVPGPAGRWLLSDLAARLAD, from the coding sequence TTGATTTCATCGCTGAGCCTTGATCAGCTGCGGGTGCTGGTCGCGATTGCTGATACTGGCAGTTTTTCCGCCGCCGGTCGCAGACTGACACGGGTGCAATCCGCCATCAGCCAGACCGTCGCCACACTTGAAGCGAGCCAGGGAGTCATGCTCTTCGACCGGAGCGGTCACCGCCCGCAGCTGACGGACACGGGCCGGATCCTGGTGCAGCAGGCACGAATGGTGCTGGCGAGCGCTGCCCGTTTCGAAGCCGTGGCCGCAGGATCACGTCAAGGGATGGAGGCGGAACTGGCGCTTGCCATCGATCCGCTGGTTCCCACCGCGCCCCTGATCGGAAGTCTTCGCGCACTGCATGAGACCCATCCGCATTTGCAGATCAGCTTTTCGACCGAAGGGCTTGGAGGCGCGCTCCGCCGTTTGCGCGCAGGCGACGTGTCGCTTGCCCTCTGCCTGCTGTTGCCCGACGTGCCGGAGGATGTGAAGGCGATGCCCCTCATCCGGATCAACCTGGTGCCCGTGGCCGCAACAGATCATCCGCTGGCGACGCTCGGCCGTCCGGCGACGCGTGTCGATCTGGAGACCCATGTCCAGCTTGTTCTGTCCGACGCGGCGGGCCGGGATGGGCCGAACTATGGGCTGACCGGCTCAGCTCCATGGCGGTTCGTCGACCTTGGAAGGCGAATGGACTTTCTGCTCGCGGGTTTCGGCTGGTGCCGGATGCCCGAGCATCTTGTGAAGGCGCACCTGGATGCCGGAAGACTGGTCAGGCTCATGCTTGATGAAGAAATCAGAGGGAATGCAGATCCGTTGACGATTTACGCGGCACATCTCGCCGACCGCGTGCCTGGCCCGGCCGGTCGCTGGCTTTTGAGCGACTTGGCGGCGCGATTGGCAGACTGA
- a CDS encoding FMN-dependent NADH-azoreductase — protein MTRLLVVETSPRGNASVSRNMTQRYLAEWQALNPNGKIITRDLADEALPHVTMPWLAAYFTPPDAQTAEMKAQLALSDTLVRELLDCDELVIATPVYNYNIPAALKAWVDHIVRKGLTLGFDGSGLVTGKKATLLIASGGEYGESSLIRDRDIATQYLRMILRVLGIENTTVVAGGGAKNVDLGQINMEDFVGGLDMRLRKKVLA, from the coding sequence ATGACCAGACTTCTCGTTGTTGAAACCAGTCCCCGCGGCAACGCCTCGGTCTCGCGCAACATGACGCAACGCTACCTTGCGGAATGGCAGGCGCTGAACCCGAACGGAAAGATCATCACCCGGGATCTTGCCGATGAAGCGCTTCCGCACGTCACGATGCCGTGGCTTGCGGCCTATTTTACACCGCCCGACGCACAGACGGCGGAGATGAAGGCACAGTTGGCGCTCTCCGATACACTTGTTCGGGAACTTCTGGACTGCGACGAACTTGTGATCGCCACGCCGGTCTACAACTACAACATTCCCGCCGCGCTCAAGGCGTGGGTCGATCATATCGTGCGCAAAGGCTTGACGCTCGGGTTCGATGGCAGCGGCCTGGTCACCGGGAAGAAGGCCACGTTGCTGATCGCCTCGGGCGGCGAATATGGTGAGAGTTCCCTGATCAGGGACCGCGACATCGCCACTCAATATCTCAGGATGATCCTGAGGGTACTCGGAATCGAAAATACCACGGTCGTCGCCGGCGGCGGTGCCAAGAATGTGGATCTCGGACAAATCAACATGGAAGACTTCGTGGGTGGACTCGATATGCGGCTTAGAAAGAAGGTTTTGGCTTGA
- a CDS encoding cold-shock protein, with product MATGTVKFFNTTKGFGFIEPDDGGKDVFVHISALERSGMAAPAEGDKLNYEVVADRKTGKSAAANLSAA from the coding sequence ATGGCGACCGGTACCGTAAAATTTTTCAACACCACCAAAGGCTTCGGCTTCATTGAGCCGGACGATGGCGGCAAGGACGTTTTCGTTCATATCTCCGCTCTCGAGCGTAGCGGCATGGCTGCTCCGGCCGAAGGCGACAAGCTGAACTACGAAGTCGTTGCCGACCGCAAGACCGGCAAGAGCGCTGCAGCGAACCTGTCCGCAGCGTAA
- a CDS encoding SDR family NAD(P)-dependent oxidoreductase, which yields MHISLSGKTALVTGSTQGIGYAIAKGLAQAGAKVFVNGRDEEKTSDAAEQLSQSVDGAGVLLPVAADVGTAEGCKDLVEKTGSVDILVNNVGIFGPEDFFEVEDATWETFLEVNVMSGVRLSRAYLPAMKDKGWGRVVFLSSESAVNIPGEMVHYGVTKAANLATSRGLAKVMAGTGVTVNSVLPGPTLTEGVRTMLADEIDENTSFEEAAAEMARRDRPSTIIRRAATPEEVANMVVYVASEQASATTGAALRVEGGIVESII from the coding sequence ATGCATATCTCACTTTCGGGAAAAACGGCTCTCGTCACAGGCTCGACGCAGGGCATCGGCTACGCCATCGCGAAAGGTCTTGCCCAAGCCGGCGCCAAGGTCTTCGTCAATGGCCGGGATGAAGAGAAGACGAGCGACGCGGCGGAGCAGCTTTCCCAATCGGTCGATGGCGCAGGCGTCTTGCTGCCGGTGGCCGCTGACGTCGGAACGGCGGAAGGTTGCAAGGATCTGGTCGAGAAGACGGGTTCGGTCGATATCCTTGTCAACAATGTCGGAATTTTCGGCCCCGAGGATTTCTTCGAGGTCGAAGACGCGACCTGGGAGACGTTTCTTGAAGTCAATGTGATGAGCGGCGTCCGTTTGTCGCGCGCCTACCTGCCGGCCATGAAAGACAAGGGCTGGGGAAGGGTCGTTTTCCTCTCGTCGGAGAGCGCTGTGAACATTCCCGGAGAGATGGTTCACTACGGTGTCACGAAGGCTGCCAATCTCGCAACGAGCCGCGGTCTTGCCAAGGTGATGGCGGGCACCGGTGTGACGGTGAATTCCGTACTGCCGGGACCGACGCTTACGGAAGGCGTCAGGACCATGCTGGCGGACGAGATCGACGAGAATACCAGCTTCGAGGAAGCGGCGGCGGAAATGGCGCGGCGCGACCGGCCCAGCACGATCATACGGCGTGCCGCGACACCGGAGGAAGTCGCCAATATGGTCGTCTATGTCGCCTCGGAACAGGCGAGTGCCACCACCGGCGCCGCGCTGCGGGTTGAAGGAGGGATCGTCGAGAGTATCATTTGA